From Phocoena phocoena chromosome 16, mPhoPho1.1, whole genome shotgun sequence, a single genomic window includes:
- the LOC136136200 gene encoding putative protein FRMPD2-like — MTSVPLPGDRLLQVDGVNLCGLTHKQAVQCLKGSGQVARLVLERRGPRTAQQCPSANDRMGDECTAVSLATVLPGRPASGVSATCGPRFEVKLKKNASGLGFSFVQMESERCGHLKNDLVRIKRLFPGQPAEENGAIAAGDIILAVNGRPTEGLDFQEVLHLLRGASQEVTLLLCRPLPGVLPEMDQGWQTPVLSADKEFTRATGTDSEQSPSLDQEDSQRDSASADAGEGLGLRPESFQQATREAQWDQDTERPWATSLTRPRDSYPHLFRLHQEMDASTLATSLENDMRQNCYSVCDIRRLERFSYSSSLTRLSTDIF; from the exons ATGACATCTGTCCCCCTCCCAGGTGACCGGCTCTTGCAGGTGGATGGAGTGAATCTGTGTGGCCTCACCCACAAGCAGGCCGTGCAGTGCCTCAAGGGCTCTGGGCAG GTTGCAAGACTGGTCTTAGAGAGAAGAGGCCCCAGGACTGCGCAGCAGTGTCCTTCTGCTAATGACAGGATGGGAGATGAATGCACGGCTGTTTCCTTGGCAACAGTCTTGCCTGGAAGGCCTGCGAGCGGTGTCTCAGCGACATGTG GTCCCAGGTTTGAAGTCAAGCTAAAAAAGAACGCCAGTGGTTTGGGATTCAGTTTCGTGCAGATGGAGAGTGAACGCTGCGGCCATCTCAAGAACGATCTTGTGAGGATTAAGCGGCTCTTCCCGGGGCAGCCGGCAGAAGAGAATGGGGCCATCGCAGCTGGTGACATTATCCTGGCTGTGAACGGAAGGCCCACGGAAGGCCTCGACTTCCAG GAGGTGCTGCATTTACTGCGAGGAGCCTCACAGGAAGTCACGCTCCTGCTTTGCCGACCCCTGCCAGGTGTGCTGCCTGAGATGGATCAGGGCTGGCAG ACACCTGTGCTCTCAGCAGACAAAGAATTCACCAGGGCAACAGGCACTGACTCAGAGCAGAGCCCCAGCCTAGATCAAGAGGACAGCCAGAGGGACAGTGCCTCCGCAGATGCAGGGGAAGGCCTGGGTCTCAGGCCAGAGTCTTTCCAACAGGCCACCAGAGAGGCACAATGGGACCAAGACACAGAGAGACCCTGGGCCACTTCCTTGACTCGTCCTCGGGATTCCTACCCTCATTTATTCAGACTTCACCAAGAAATGGATGCATCGACATTGGCTACCTCTTTGGAAAACGATATGAGGCAAAACTGCTATTCAGTTTGTGACATCAGGAGACTTGAAAG